Proteins encoded together in one Oxalobacteraceae sp. CFBP 8761 window:
- a CDS encoding TonB-dependent receptor codes for MNATATRATQARRRTAATFAFPLNPFAAGCAVLLSVLAGNAYAQASGSEEATPVAPNTPVAAATVQTPAEAPAAAPTAFPNGAVSKVTVTGIRTGIEAAISIKRNSNSIVEAISAEDIGKLPDTSVAESIARLPGVTAQRSRGSGRASEISVRGLSPSFNGTLLNGREMASTGNARNPEFDLFPSELMGGVVIYKTPDASVIGQGLAATIDLKTVQPLDFGKRVIAANYKRSRLGVRTAEEGSGDRVSFSYIDQFADRKFGIALGITSYDETGGEQRKFDAWGGNTAALPFNGQNVLVPLGFTADTESTSHKRDGAFMSLQFRPNRDFRSTLDLFYSAGETGLKRSGFEGAVGSNTSGLYDPAGVLQNVVVQNGVATSGTLTNYKGVVRNHVETSEDDLKTVGWKNELKLGDWSTSADITWSKATKLSARYETTAGLPGNANPLDTISWTGFNGGNFTDVAWRTGLNYSDRAVAQLTDVNGWSGTATNILPQAGYLAQPYVEDTLKAIRLNAKRPVEWGPMSAVQFGYNFTDREKARSGEEGRLEILGGAQFAAQTMPGTGTGVAGTTGLPIATWNPSGSLGTVYQLATKVNADILTKFWDVKETVQTAYLMGDLNGELFGFEYRGNVGSQFVHTKQTGGGYNSGNCTGETADACPAVRVVDSVSYWDVLPSLNLSFDLKNDQVLRMGLAQVLSRPNLDDLRGGIGFGVNTGVTNPFISGGGGNPGLKPFKAKAFDLSYEKYFAKKGYVSAAVFYKKLDTFILRTPSEYDFAPWATSTTPLPTTGDFAGSTVGVLNRPENGEGGNIKGYELAVNIPLNMVSDWLDGFGIMANHSFTSSAIDIPALGFGNVQTSAQSIPLPGLSRKVSNLRVYYEKYGFQIAAAARKRSDFLGQSPDFSDTLQYTFVKGETIVDFQLSYEIQSGFAKGLSVFAQANNWNNAPYQEYTNSSDSITRRVDYGRTYQFGANYKF; via the coding sequence ATGAACGCCACCGCTACCCGGGCCACCCAGGCCCGTCGCCGTACTGCAGCCACTTTTGCATTCCCGTTGAACCCGTTCGCCGCCGGTTGCGCCGTGCTGCTGTCGGTCCTGGCAGGTAACGCGTATGCGCAAGCCTCGGGCAGCGAAGAAGCCACCCCCGTCGCACCGAACACGCCCGTGGCCGCCGCCACGGTGCAGACGCCGGCTGAAGCACCGGCCGCTGCACCCACCGCGTTCCCGAACGGCGCCGTCTCGAAAGTGACCGTGACCGGCATCCGTACCGGCATCGAAGCGGCCATCTCGATCAAGCGCAATTCGAATTCGATCGTTGAAGCGATCTCGGCCGAAGACATCGGTAAATTGCCGGACACGTCGGTTGCCGAATCGATCGCGCGCCTGCCTGGCGTGACCGCCCAGCGTAGCCGCGGTTCGGGACGTGCATCGGAGATCTCGGTGCGCGGCCTGTCGCCAAGCTTCAATGGCACGCTGCTCAACGGCCGCGAAATGGCCTCGACCGGCAATGCCCGCAATCCTGAATTCGACCTGTTCCCATCGGAGCTGATGGGCGGCGTCGTGATCTACAAGACGCCGGACGCAAGCGTCATCGGCCAGGGCCTGGCCGCGACGATCGACCTGAAAACCGTGCAGCCGCTGGACTTCGGCAAGCGCGTCATTGCTGCCAACTACAAGCGCAGCCGCCTGGGCGTGCGCACCGCCGAAGAAGGCAGCGGCGACCGCGTCTCGTTCTCGTACATCGACCAGTTCGCCGACCGCAAGTTCGGCATCGCGCTGGGCATCACGTCGTACGACGAAACCGGCGGCGAGCAGCGCAAGTTCGACGCCTGGGGCGGCAACACGGCAGCCCTGCCATTCAACGGTCAGAACGTGCTGGTGCCGCTGGGCTTTACCGCCGACACCGAATCGACGTCGCACAAGCGTGACGGCGCCTTCATGTCGCTGCAGTTCCGTCCGAACCGCGATTTCCGCTCGACCCTCGACCTGTTCTATTCGGCCGGCGAGACGGGCCTGAAGCGCAGCGGTTTCGAAGGCGCGGTCGGCTCGAACACGTCGGGCCTGTATGACCCGGCCGGCGTGCTGCAGAACGTCGTCGTGCAAAACGGTGTCGCCACCAGCGGCACGCTGACCAACTACAAGGGCGTGGTGCGTAACCACGTCGAGACGTCGGAAGACGACCTGAAGACAGTCGGCTGGAAGAACGAACTGAAGCTTGGCGACTGGAGCACCAGTGCCGACATCACCTGGTCGAAAGCGACCAAGCTGAGCGCGCGTTACGAAACCACCGCCGGCCTGCCGGGCAATGCGAATCCGCTGGACACGATCTCGTGGACGGGCTTTAACGGCGGCAATTTCACCGACGTCGCTTGGCGCACGGGCCTGAACTATTCGGACCGCGCAGTTGCGCAACTGACCGACGTGAACGGCTGGTCGGGCACCGCCACCAACATCCTGCCGCAGGCCGGTTACCTGGCCCAGCCGTACGTGGAAGACACGCTCAAGGCAATCCGCCTGAACGCCAAGCGTCCGGTGGAGTGGGGCCCGATGTCGGCCGTGCAGTTTGGCTACAACTTCACCGACCGCGAAAAAGCGCGCAGCGGCGAAGAAGGCCGTCTCGAGATCCTGGGCGGCGCCCAGTTCGCCGCGCAGACGATGCCGGGCACGGGGACCGGCGTGGCCGGCACCACCGGCCTTCCGATCGCCACGTGGAATCCGTCCGGCTCGCTCGGCACCGTGTACCAGCTGGCCACGAAGGTCAATGCCGACATCCTGACCAAGTTCTGGGATGTCAAGGAAACGGTCCAGACCGCTTACCTGATGGGCGACCTGAACGGCGAGCTGTTCGGCTTCGAATACCGCGGTAACGTCGGCTCGCAATTCGTGCACACGAAGCAGACGGGCGGCGGCTACAACAGCGGCAACTGCACCGGCGAAACGGCCGATGCGTGCCCGGCCGTGCGCGTCGTCGACAGCGTCAGCTACTGGGACGTGCTGCCAAGCCTGAACCTGTCGTTCGACCTGAAGAACGACCAGGTGCTGCGCATGGGTCTGGCGCAAGTGCTGTCGCGTCCGAACCTGGACGACCTGCGCGGCGGCATCGGCTTTGGCGTGAACACCGGCGTGACCAACCCGTTCATCAGCGGTGGTGGCGGTAACCCGGGCCTCAAGCCGTTCAAGGCCAAGGCGTTCGACCTGTCGTACGAAAAGTACTTCGCGAAGAAGGGCTATGTCAGCGCAGCCGTGTTCTACAAGAAGCTCGACACGTTCATCCTGCGCACGCCGTCGGAATACGACTTCGCGCCATGGGCGACCTCGACCACGCCGCTGCCGACCACCGGCGACTTCGCCGGCTCGACCGTTGGCGTGCTGAACCGTCCTGAAAACGGCGAAGGCGGCAACATCAAGGGTTACGAGCTGGCGGTGAACATTCCGCTGAACATGGTCAGCGACTGGCTGGACGGCTTCGGCATCATGGCCAACCATTCGTTCACCAGCTCGGCGATCGACATTCCGGCCCTGGGCTTCGGCAACGTGCAGACCTCGGCGCAATCGATCCCGCTGCCGGGCCTGTCGCGCAAGGTCAGCAACCTGCGCGTGTACTACGAAAAGTACGGCTTCCAGATCGCCGCCGCAGCGCGCAAGCGTTCGGACTTCCTGGGCCAGTCGCCGGACTTCTCGGACACGCTGCAGTACACGTTCGTGAAGGGCGAGACGATCGTCGACTTCCAGCTGTCGTATGAAATCCAGTCGGGCTTCGCCAAAGGTTTGTCGGTGTTTGCACAGGCCAACAACTGGAACAACGCGCCGTACCAGGAGTACACGAACAGCAGTGATTCGATCACCCGTCGCGTCGACTACGGCCGCACCTACCAGTTCGGCGCCAACTACAAGTTCTGA
- a CDS encoding glycoside hydrolase family 13 protein, with amino-acid sequence MRQLLATIVLGSASLAAFAQAPAIDRMEPPFWWAGMHDNKVQLMVHGEAIGDLTPTLTYPGARIASVTRTPNRNYLFIDLVLDPKVAPGTFDITFSGAGRTTTHAYRLLARDPGSATRQGFSSKDAIYQIMPDRFANGDPSNDNVAGMLDKADRKGGLGRHGGDIQGAINHLDYIADMGFTQLWPTPLIENNMPGYSYHGYAATDLYKIDPRYGSNEDFVRLSTEAKKRGIGIIQDVVLSHIGSHHWWMKDVPAPDWINYSDKFVPTQHYHTAVQDPYGSKEDADNFTRGWFVKSMPDLNQSNPLLANYIIQNNIWWIEYAKLSGLRIDTFGYSDSAFLSEYTRRIMAEYPNLNLVGEEWSTKVPVVARWQRGKDNFDGYRAYTPSLMDFPVAEAMRTALADKKGGNVFSDVYEMLSLDYLYPEPGNLVLFADNHDMSRIYSVAGEDFDKYKMAMVFMMTAPRIPQFYVGDELLFTSPTKDRDDASYRIPFPGGWAGDKVNAFTGTGLKDKPRAAQAFVRKLANWRKSQPVIHSGRMMHYGPQNNTYVYFRYNADKKVLIAFNNNAKEMALDVDRFREMLTGVTSGVDVLTGKTFDLRSKLTLPPGASVILELEAAR; translated from the coding sequence ATGAGACAACTCCTCGCCACCATCGTGCTCGGCAGCGCTTCGCTTGCCGCCTTCGCCCAGGCCCCCGCCATCGACCGCATGGAGCCGCCGTTCTGGTGGGCCGGCATGCACGACAACAAGGTTCAGCTGATGGTGCATGGCGAGGCAATTGGCGACCTGACGCCAACGCTGACCTACCCCGGCGCGCGCATTGCATCGGTCACGCGCACGCCGAACCGCAACTACCTGTTCATCGACCTCGTGCTCGATCCGAAGGTGGCGCCCGGTACGTTCGACATCACGTTCAGCGGCGCCGGCCGCACGACCACGCATGCCTACCGCCTGCTGGCGCGCGACCCGGGTTCCGCGACCCGCCAGGGCTTTTCCAGCAAGGACGCGATCTACCAGATCATGCCGGACCGCTTTGCCAATGGCGACCCGTCCAATGACAACGTCGCCGGCATGCTCGACAAGGCCGACCGCAAGGGTGGCCTGGGCCGCCACGGTGGCGACATCCAGGGCGCGATCAACCACCTCGATTACATCGCGGACATGGGCTTCACGCAGCTGTGGCCGACGCCGCTCATCGAGAACAATATGCCGGGCTACTCGTACCACGGCTATGCGGCCACGGACCTGTACAAGATCGACCCGCGCTACGGCAGCAACGAAGACTTCGTGCGCCTGTCGACCGAAGCGAAGAAGCGCGGCATCGGCATCATCCAGGACGTGGTGCTGTCGCACATCGGTTCGCACCACTGGTGGATGAAGGACGTACCGGCGCCGGACTGGATCAACTACAGCGACAAGTTCGTCCCGACCCAGCACTACCACACGGCGGTGCAGGACCCGTACGGCTCGAAGGAAGACGCCGACAACTTCACGCGCGGCTGGTTCGTCAAGAGCATGCCCGACCTGAACCAGTCCAATCCGCTGCTGGCCAACTACATCATCCAGAACAACATCTGGTGGATCGAATACGCGAAGCTCTCGGGCCTGCGCATCGACACCTTCGGCTACTCGGACAGCGCGTTTTTGTCGGAGTACACGCGCCGCATCATGGCCGAATACCCGAACCTGAACCTGGTCGGCGAAGAGTGGAGCACCAAGGTGCCGGTCGTCGCGCGCTGGCAGCGCGGCAAGGACAACTTTGACGGTTACCGCGCCTACACGCCAAGCCTGATGGACTTCCCGGTGGCCGAGGCAATGCGTACCGCGCTGGCGGACAAGAAAGGCGGCAACGTGTTCTCGGATGTGTATGAGATGCTGTCGCTCGACTACCTGTATCCGGAGCCAGGCAACCTGGTGCTGTTTGCGGACAACCACGACATGTCGCGCATCTACAGCGTCGCCGGCGAAGACTTCGACAAGTACAAGATGGCGATGGTGTTCATGATGACGGCGCCGCGCATCCCGCAGTTCTACGTGGGTGACGAGCTGCTGTTTACCAGCCCGACGAAAGACCGCGACGACGCCAGCTACCGCATCCCGTTCCCGGGCGGCTGGGCCGGCGACAAGGTCAATGCCTTTACCGGCACGGGCCTGAAGGACAAGCCGCGCGCGGCGCAGGCGTTCGTGCGCAAGCTGGCCAACTGGCGCAAGAGCCAGCCGGTGATCCACAGCGGCCGCATGATGCATTACGGGCCGCAGAACAATACCTACGTCTATTTCCGCTATAACGCGGACAAGAAGGTGCTGATCGCCTTCAACAACAACGCAAAAGAAATGGCGCTCGATGTCGACCGCTTCCGCGAAATGCTCACTGGCGTGACCAGCGGCGTGGATGTCCTGACCGGCAAGACGTTCGACCTGCGCTCGAAGCTCACACTGCCTCCAGGTGCTTCCGTGATTCTGGAGCTGGAGGCAGCGCGATGA